In the genome of Denticeps clupeoides chromosome 13, fDenClu1.1, whole genome shotgun sequence, one region contains:
- the rpl36 gene encoding large ribosomal subunit protein eL36 yields MAIRYPMAVGLNKGHPVTKNVSKPKHSRRRGRLTKHTKFVRDMIREVCGFAPYERRAMELLKVSKDKRALKFIKKRVGTHIRAKRKREELSNILAAMRKAAAKKE; encoded by the exons ATGGCTATCAGGTATCCCATGGCCGTTGGCCTGAACAAGGGCCATCCGGTGACCAAGAACGTGTCAAAGCCGAAACACAGCCGTAGGCGAGGG CGTCTGACCAAACACACCAAGTTTGTGCGTGACATGATCCGTGAGGTGTGTGGCTTTGCCCCCTACGAAAGGCGCGCAATGGAGTTGCTGAAGGTCTCCAAGGATAAGCGTGCCCTCAAGTTCATCAAGAAAagg GTTGGAACTCACATCCGTGCCAAGAGAAAGAGGGAAGAGCTCAGCAACATCTTAGCTGCAATGAGAAAGGCAGCTGCCAAGAAAGAGTAA
- the lonp1 gene encoding LOW QUALITY PROTEIN: lon protease homolog, mitochondrial (The sequence of the model RefSeq protein was modified relative to this genomic sequence to represent the inferred CDS: inserted 1 base in 1 codon), whose product MAAYVRTLCAHRLSCRNGNLLLRKFPTASGQADGASATFSTATSRSYSSLASFWKTSSCRGCRYVRSSAPVDALGRWARVAGVLGTETVGPRAFAGNQPTRRFFGNRGSAGGVSGEDGSEGSGSAGDESGGDDGAAYSPPQMTALTPMMVPEVFPNVPLIAIGRNPVFPRFIKIIEVKNKQLVELLRRKVRLAQPYAGVFLKKDDGNESDVVETLDAIYSTGTFVQIHEMQDLGDKLRMIVMGHRRIRITKQLDVEPDESASALEPESDQVKAPRRKPKRIRKESSSLAETMEDKVQDADLTVEVVSRPTPDILMVEVDNVVHEEFQVTEEVKALTAEIVKTIRDIIALNPLYRESVLQMMQAGQRVVDNPIYLSDMGAALTGAESHELQDVLEETNIPKRLYKALSLLKKEYELSKLQQRLGREVEEKIKQTHRKYLLQEQLKIIKKELGLEKEDKDAIEEKFRERMKNKVVPQHIMDVINEELNKLGLLDNHSSEFNVTRNYLDWLTSMPWGINSEENLELARAKEVLEEDHYGMEDVKKRILEFIAVSQLRGSTQGKILCFYGPPGVGKTSIARSIARALNREYFRFSVGGMTDVAEIKGHRRTYVGAMPGKVIQCLKKTKTENPLVLIDEVDKIGRGYQGDPSSAXLELLDPEQNANFLDHYLDVPVDLSKVLFICTANVLDTIPEPLRDRMEMINVSGYVAQEKLAIAERYLVPQLRTLCGLDEQKANISSEALNVLIRQYCRESGVRNLQKQVEKVFRKVAFRIVNGEENSVKVTPENLQDYVGKPIFTVDRMYDVTPPGVVMGLAWTAMGGSTLFIETSLRRPREKPEKGRPAEGSLEVTGQLGDVMKESAKIAFTFARAFLMKEQPDNDFLVGSHLHLHVPEGATPKDGPSAGCTIVTALLSLATNTPARQNVAMTGEVSLTGKILPVGGIKEKTIAAKRAGVTCIILPAENKKDFSDLPEYITDGLEVHFVEHYQQIYNVVFPKQ is encoded by the exons ATGGCCGCTTACGTGAGGACGCTGTGCGCTCACAGGCTTTCCTGCCGAAACGGGAATTTATTGCTCAGAAAGTTTCCCACCGCGTCGGGCCAGGCAGACGGAGCCAGTGCCACGTTTTCCACCGCCACGAGTCGCTCGTATTCCTCGCTCGCTTCTTTTTGGAAGACCTCGTCATGTCGGGGCTGTAGGTACGTCAGGTCCTCGGCGCCAGTAGATGCTCTCGGCAGATGGGCGCGGGTCGCCGGGGTGCTTGGCACAGAGACGGTCGGACCCCGCGCCTTTGCCGGTAACCAGCCGACTAGACGCTTCTTCGGGAACAGAGGCAGCGCCGGCGGCGTCTCCGGGGAGGATGGATCCGAGGGCAGCGGCTCTGCGGGCGACGAGTCCGGGGGCGACGACGGGGCGGCGTACAGTCCCCCGCAGATGACCGCTCTCACTCCCATGATGGTACCCGAGGTGTTCCCCAACGTGCCTCTCATTGCCATCGGCAGGAACCCCGTCTTCCCCCGCTTCATCAAAATAATCGAG GTGAAAAATAAGCAACTTGTGGAACTGTTAAGGAGAAAAGTGAGACTGGCTCAGCCGTACGCAGGTGTATTTTTAAAGAAAGATGACGg CAATGAGTCAGATGTGGTAGAGACTCTGGATGCCATTTACAGTACTGGAACATTTGTACAGATTCATGAGATGCAGGACCTTGGAGACAAACTGCGGATGATTGTCATGGGGCACAGGCG AATTCGCATTACCAAACAGCTAGATGTCGAGCCGGATGAGTCTGCCTCAGCACTAGAGCCGGAAAGCGATCAGGTTAAGGCACCGCGCCGTAAGCCTAAGCGCATTCGGAAGGAGTCTTCATCATTGGCAGAAACCATGGAAGATAAAGTGCAGGATGCGGACCTGACTGTGGAGGTCGTGTCCAGGCCCACGCCTGATATCCTCATGGTAGAAGTTGACAATGTTGTGCATGAAGAGTTCCAGGTCACAGAAGAAGTGAAG GCATTGACAGCTGAAATCGTGAAGACTATTCGTGACATAATTGCTCTGAATCCTCTGTACAG AGAATCTGTGCTCCAGATGATGCAGGCTGGACAGAGAGTTGTTGATAATCCCATCTACCTGAGTGATATGGGGGCTGCTCTGACTGGAGCAGAGTCACATGAACTGCAAGATGTCTTGGAAGAGACTAAT ATTCCAAAGAGACTCTACAAAGCACTCTCACTGCTGAAGAAAGAGTACGAACTCAGCAAACTTCAGCAACGTCTGGGTCGGGAG GTGGAAGAGAAGATAAAGCAGACCCACAGGAAATACCTTCTTCAAGAGCAGCTGAAAATCATCAAGAAGGAACTTGGACTGGAAAAGGAGGATAAAGACGCTATTGAGGAGAAGTTCAGGGAGAGGATGAAAAACAAAGTTGTGCCCCAGCATATTATGGATGTCATTAATGAGGAGCTTAACAAACTGGGTCTACTTGATAACCATTCCTCTGAGTTCAA TGTAACTCGGAATTATTTGGACTGGCTCACATCCATGCCGTGGGGCATTAATAGTGAAGAAAACCTCGAATTGGCTCGCGCTAAGGAGGTCCTTGAGGAAGATCACTATGGGATGGAGGATGTGAAGAAACGTATTCTA GAGTTTATTGCAGTGAGTCAGTTGCGGGGCAGCACACAGGGTAAGATTCTGTGTTTTTATGGACCCCCCGGAGTTGGGAAAACCAGTATTGCCCGTTCCATTGCCAGAGCCCTGAATAGGGAATATTTTCGCTTTAGTGTGGGCGGTATGACCGATGTGGCAGAAATTAAAGGCCACAg GAGGACATATGTGGGAGCCATGCCTGGAAAGGTCATTCAGTGCTTGAAgaagacaaaaacagaaaaccCTCTGGTCCTCATAGATGAG GTTGATAAAATTGGTCGAGGTTACCAAGGCGACCCTTCGTCGG CTTTGGAGCTTTTGGATCCAGAGCAGAATGCAAACTTTCTTGATCATTACTTAGATGTGCCAGTGGATCTGTCCAAG GTCCTTTTCATTTGTACTGCGAATGTGCTTGACACCATCCCTGAGCCCCTGAGGGACCGTATGGAGATGATCAATGTGTCTGGATATGTGGCTCAAGAGAAACTTGCCATTGCAGAG AGGTACCTTGTGCCACAGCTACGCACGCTGTGTGGACTGGATGAGCAGAAAGCCAACATTTCGTCTGAAGCTTTGAATGTCCTCATAAGACAGTACTGTCGAGAAAGTGGGGTCAGAAATCTCCAGAAACAAGTCGAGAAG GTTTTCCGTAAAGTAGCATTCCGCATTGTGAACGGAGAGGAGAACTCTGTAAAAGTAACTCCTGAGAATCTTCAGGACTATGTTGGCAAACCTATTTTCACCGTGGATCGCATGTATGATGTCACACCACCAGGTGTAGTCATGGGCTTGGCGTGGACAGCGATGG GGGGATCCACACTCTTCATTGAGACCTCTCTGAGGCGCCCACGGGAGAAACCAGAGAAAGGCAGACCTGCTGAGGGTTCTCTAGAGGTCACAGGTCAGCTTGGGGATGTAATGAAGGAGAGTGCCAAAATTGCGTTCACCTTTGCTCGTGCCTTCCTCATGAAAGAGCAACCTGACAACGACTTCCTTGTGGGATCACATTTACACCTGCATGTTCCCGAG GGAGCCACGCCTAAAGATGGCCCCAGTGCAGGCTGTACTATAGTAACAGCCCTGCTGTCCTTGGCTACCAATACCCCAGCACGACAGAATGTCGCCATGACCGGAGAAGTGTCCCTGACTGGCAAGATCCTTCCTGTGGGTGGAATCAAGGAGAAAACCATTGCT GCAAAGAGGGCTGGGGTCACCTGTATCATTCTTCCAgctgaaaacaaaaaagatttCTCCGACCTGCCGGAATACATTACTGACGGGCTAGAAGTGCATTTTGTCGAACACTACCAACAAATCTACAACGTTGTGTTCCCTAAACAGTGA
- the larp6b gene encoding la-related protein 6b: MSSPAYMDIFQCGDNILPPSPDFHFSFPCTDDGLNDSLDGSSAELTDVFEEDFCEGDAQSPPVADLVQRITSQLEIYLSNENLAEDAFLLKHVQRNKKGYVSLKLLTSFKKVKELTRDWRTTLAAARASQLLEVNEEGTKVRRRSPVPDWLLCIPTSKLLMAWNFFGNNSGEKEDPVAGEQKDIMETAMRLFCSYGNITSLRVLRPGKEMPSELKRYAKKHPELGRILCAVVEYEYLDGARRAYKALQAEEHGATGLRVVLLGGRGIKKPGVGQENTEEESEETIKSACCKKPNRKAKRYPCPLEDSALYSSSESDFAPASPRPNRRVTRPQALYGSPLAIPRMSSCRADPYRDPLASPIGSPLLPRKLFPCSYASSPLATPQFSSTPTSSGSSAFGRSKGSGDYSQDSAAFVGSPWVQRRKTAAQAFFPEKSAPMSPGGLKRAATVVEVVRQPLGPDGTKGFYNCIGRGKLLLR, encoded by the exons ATGTCTTCCCCCGCGTACATGGACATCTTCCAGTGCGGAGACAACATCTTGCCGCCGTCCCCGGACTTCCACTTCTCTTTCCCGTGCACTGACGACGGCCTGAACGATAGTTTAGACGG CAGCTCGGCTGAACTGACTGATGTGTTTGAAGAGGACTTCTGTGAAGGAGACGCCCAGAGTCCTCCGGTGGCTGACCTGGTGCAAAGAATTACATCCCAGCTGGAGATCTACCTGTCCAATGAGAATTTGGCTGAGGACGCTTTCTTACTGAAACATGTGCAGAGGAACAAGAAGGGCTACGTCAGCCTGAAGTTGCTTACGTCGTTTAAAAAG GTCAAGGAACTGACGCGAGACTGGCGGACCACTCTGGCTGCTGCCCGAGCTTCTCAGCTTCTGGAAGTGAACGAGGAGGGCACCAAGGTGCGACGGAGGAGCCCCGTTCCCGACTGGCTGCTGTGCATTCCCACAAGCAAGCTCCTGATGGCATGGAACTTCTTCGGGAACAATTCGGGTGAGAAGGAAGACCCGGTGGCCGGAGAGCAGAAAGACATCATGGAGACGGCGATGCGACTGTTCTGCTCGTATGGCAACATTACTTCTCTGAGGGTCCTGCGTCCGGGGAAGGAGATGCCGTCGGAGCTGAAGAGATACGCCAAGAAACATCCCGAGCTGGGCCGCATACTGTGTGCGGTGGTCGAGTATGAGTATTTGGACGGAGCCCGCCGGGCTTACAAGGCTCTCCAGGCTGAGGAGCACGGGGCGACGGGCTTGCGAGTCGTCCTCCTGGGAGGCCGCGGCATAAAAAAGCCTGGCGTTGGGCAGGAGAACACCGAAGAGGAATCCGAAGAGACCATTAAAAGTGCGTGCTGCAAAAAACCAAACCGCAAGGCCAAACGCTACCCCTGCCCCTTGGAAGACTCCGCCCTCTACAGTTCCTCAGAGTCCGACTTTGCACCGGCCTCGCCCAGACCGAACCGCAGGGTCACCCGTCCCCAGGCTCTATATGGCAGCCCCCTCGCTATTCCCCGCATGTCCTCCTGCCGCGCCGACCCGTACAGAGATCCCCTGGCAAGCCCCATCGGAAGCCCCCTTCTTCCCCGAAAGCTGTTTCCCTGCAGCTATGCCAGCTCCCCGCTGGCCACCCCGCAGTTCAGCAGCACCCCCACCTCCAGCGGCAGCTCCGCGTTTGGCAGAAGCAAGGGCTCGGGGGACTATTCGCAGGACAGCGCCGCGTTCGTGGGCAGCCCGTGGGTCCAGCGGAGGAAAACCGCAGCGCAGGCCTTCTTCCCGGAGAAAAGCGCCCCGATGTCACCCGGAGGCCTGAAAAGAGCCGCCACCGTCGTGGAGGTGGTGCGTCAGCCCCTCGGCCCCGACGGCACCAAGGGCTTCTATAACTGCATTGGGAGAGGCAAGTTGTTGCTGCGCTAA
- the vmac gene encoding vimentin-type intermediate filament-associated coiled-coil protein, with the protein MSSPSPVQIREANAHLAALHRRVSELEKRLEAAENTVREQAESLIRKDEQLRAATRDIAEAKDREISYLHEKLCHSEETIQKFQHMVKEKDGIIGQLQHRCQLLDNICKGRPLLDKMLSHMAEAERMGPVIDFSEAAVSASLTDGESNCSPSRVPNNKDFSLSEDDTDDQEIDGVVFGTTV; encoded by the exons ATGTCTTCGCCGTCACCGGTCCAGATCAGGGAGGCGAACGCGCACCTCGCGGCGCTGCACCGGCGGGTGTCGGAGCTGGAGAAGCGGCTGGAGGCGGCGGAGAACACGGTGCGGGAACAAGCCGAGAGCCTGATCCGCAAGGACGAGCAGCTCCGCGCGGCCACGCGGGACATCGCGGAGGCCAAAGACAG AGAGATTTCCTATCTCCATGAAAAACTTTGCCATTCTGAGGAAACCATTCAGAAGTTTCAGCACATGGTAAAGGAAAAGGACGGAATCATCGGACAGTTACAGCACCGGTGTCAGCTCTTGGACAACATCTGCAAAGGCCGTCCTCTGCTTGACAAGATGTTGTCACACATGGCAGAGGCAGAAAGAATGGGACCGGTCATTGACTTTAGCGAGGCTGCTGTCAGCGCGTCCCTGACGGACGGCGAGTCAAACTGCAGCCCCAGCCGCGTTCCCAACAACAAAGACTTTTCTCTGAGTGAAGACGACACGGACGACCAAGAAATAGATGGAGTTGTGTTTGGGACTACAGTGTAA
- the ndufa11 gene encoding NADH dehydrogenase [ubiquinone] 1 alpha subcomplex subunit 11: MGYWDLEEGKECAEKTWITTKLGTALGLVGSAYHIVLFQPETAIEALQRAASGTVTMASLGAIFGLATCVSAQVRDSPDDPLNYFIGGCSSGIFLGARTHSAITGTAACFGLGTVAMLTKIGKMEGWKLSGPPEL, encoded by the exons ATGGGGTACTGGGACTTGGAAGAGGGCAAGGAGTGCGCGGAGAAGACATGGATCACCACCAAGCTGGGCACTGCCCTCG GTCTGGTTGGGTCAGCCTACCACATAGTGTTATTCCAGCCTGAAACAGCCATTGAAGCTCTGCAGAGGGCAGCATCGGGAACAGTGACCATGG cATCTTTGGGGGCAATATTTGGACTGGCTACTTGTGTCAGTGCCCAAGTGAGAGATTCCCCAGATGATCCTCTTAACTACTTCATCGGTGGCTGTTCCTCTGGGATTTTTCTTGGAGCTCGGA CTCACAGTGCCATCACGGGCACGGCTGCATGTTTTGGCCTGGGCACAGTGGCTATGCTCACAAAAATTGGCAAGATGGAAGGATGGAAATTAAGTGGCCCTCCCGAGCTTTAA